The Leptospira langatensis genomic sequence TACAGGGCTTTCTTTTGCGATCCCGGAAGGATTTCATTTCGAGATCCGCCCTCGTTCCGGTTTTTCCACTAAGTTTCGGATACTGATCCCGAATACTCCGGGAACGATCGATTCGGATTATAGAGGGGAACTCATGGTGCCTCTTTTGAATCTGGGAAAGGAGCCGTATATCCTGGAAGACAAGACTAGGATCGCTCAACTTTTGATCCGTAGGACCTGGCATTCCGATTGGGAGATCGTAGAGGAACTTCCCGAATCGGAGAGAGGAGCCGGAGGATTCGGTAGTACCGGGTTTTCAGGCTAAGTTCATTTATAAACTTCTATCCTGAGCTCTTTTGCGATAGACGCGATCCTTTCATCCAAGGTGGCAACTCCCGCACCTTTGCGAATACAGAGTTCCAAGTAAGAAGCATCATATGCTGAGAGGTCGTTCTTTTGAGCGATGTTCTGGATTTGTCGAAATACTTCGTAAGATAGATTGATATCGAATTCGATGGGTAAGGATTCGAAAATGGAAACGATCTGCTTTGCCTGTGCATCGCTGAGCCTTTTTCTTTTCTGAGAAACGACGAGGACATTATTCAATTCGTACCACCAAAGAGAAGGTACCATTGCTCGGTTTGTATTTCCCAAAGACTCTAAGAATTTATCTGCCCTTGCGGATCTTTCATCCGGCAAGAAGGTAGCCGCTGCCAGAGAACAATCTAAGATCCAGAGTTTTACCATTTCCGTCCTTCGTCGATGTACTCCTTGATATTGACTTTAGAAGTGATCCCGGACCGGATCTTTTTCAGTATGGAAAGCGCCTCTTTGGGATCGATTTCCGACTCTTCTGAAAAAGGAACGATCTTGGCGATGGGTTTGCCTCTGTGTGTGATCACAAATACCTCTCCCTTTTGGGTTTTT encodes the following:
- the dut gene encoding dUTP diphosphatase — its product is MKIPIKKLKEKASLPEIKTSGSAGYDISACLDSNLTLPVGEVVLVPTGLSFAIPEGFHFEIRPRSGFSTKFRILIPNTPGTIDSDYRGELMVPLLNLGKEPYILEDKTRIAQLLIRRTWHSDWEIVEELPESERGAGGFGSTGFSG
- a CDS encoding type II toxin-antitoxin system VapC family toxin, which gives rise to MVKLWILDCSLAAATFLPDERSARADKFLESLGNTNRAMVPSLWWYELNNVLVVSQKRKRLSDAQAKQIVSIFESLPIEFDINLSYEVFRQIQNIAQKNDLSAYDASYLELCIRKGAGVATLDERIASIAKELRIEVYK
- a CDS encoding type II toxin-antitoxin system Phd/YefM family antitoxin — its product is MTVNIELVSAFYAKTHLSELLKKTQKGEVFVITHRGKPIAKIVPFSEESEIDPKEALSILKKIRSGITSKVNIKEYIDEGRKW